The DNA window TCGAGGAGACCTCCCGGGCCCTGGCCGCCGCGGTGTCCGGCGTCCAGGAACTGGTCCATCCCCGACTCGCCCTGATCGGCGGCGGCTTCGCGGCCGGCCTCCCCGAGCTCGTCGGGCTGGTGTCCGGTCACCTCGCCGAGCTGGCCCGCCCGGGCCAACCCCCGCTGCCGGTGGAGCCGGCAGCGCTGGGGGGCCTCTCCTCGTTGCGCGGCGCGGTGGCGCTCGCCCGCCTGGCCGCGCCCTGACCGCGTACGACCGTCAGCCGGCCCGGTGCGGTGCACCGGCCGGCACCGCGGCGCGCAACTGGCCCCGCAGGTCGTCGACCAGTGCCGCGGTGCCGTCCGGGCCGCTCGCGGCACCGAAAACGTGGTAGTCCGGACGGACGAGCAGCGAAGTCGCGCCGAACCGCGCCAGATACGGCCCGTAGACCCCGTCCGCGTCCACCACACCGATCACCTCGGCCGGGCCGTGCTCCTCGGACGCCTCTCCGGGCGGCAGCAGGCGCACCACGTGGGCTCCCAGACCGGCGAGGAAGGAAAGCCGCTCCTCGTCGAGCAGGGTGTGCGGATCGTCGGTGGTCAGCAGGACGAATCCACGGCCGACCACCTCGTCGAACAGCCCGGTGGATCCCCGGCGTGCCACTCGGCCCTGCGGTACGACGGCGCCCGCGGGCGCGTCGGCCGCCTCCGCTCCGGACCGCCGGTGCAGCAGGCCGCCCGAGAGCGCCTTCGCGGGCTCCGGCCGCCCCGTCGGCCTGCCGCGCCGGTTGGCCAGCACCGTGGCATCCCGCTCGGCGGCCGCTGCCGGGTCCGTCACGCAGATCACCCGGCCCAGCTGGACCGATGCCAAGATCGCCTCCTTGGCCTGCGCCCGGCGCTCCTGCGTGTAGCTGTCCAGTACGGACTCGTCCGCGTGGCCGCTGAGCACCAGATCCAGCTTCCATGCCAGGTTGACGACGTCCCGGATGCCGGAGCACATGCCCTGCCCGGCGAAGGGCGGCATGAGATGGGCCGCGTCTCCGGCCAGCAGGACATGCCCCACGCGCCACTGGTCGGCCCAACGGGCCTGGAAGATGTACGTGGTGCTGCGCAGCAGGGTGGCCGTGTCGGGGGTGACGCCGAACGGCGCCAGCAGCCGCCAGGCCGTCTCCTCCCGGTTGAGCTCGGCGGCGCTCTCGCCCGGCAGGCGCATGAACTCCCAGCGCCGGCGCCCGGGGCCGCTGGCCACCACGGTCGTGGGCCTGGCCGGATCGCAGATCTGCACGTTGGTGGGGGTGAACTCGCGCGGCTGGCGCAGTTCGACGTCGCAGAGCAGCCACTCGTAGGAGAACCCGAGGTCCGTCACGGAGACATCGAGGTGGTCGCGCACGAAGCTGTTCGCTCCGTCGCACCCCACGACCCATCGTGCGGACAGGACGCGGGTCGTGTCGTCGTCGGTGGACGCCATCACCTCCACCCGGTCCTCACCGTCGGTGATCTTCACGACCTCGTGCCCGCGCAGCACCGTGATGCCGGGAAGTGCCGCCGCCCTGGCGGCGATCAGCTCCTCCAGGGCCGGCTGGTGCATCGTGTTGGCGTCCGGCCAGCCGTAGGGGCCGGCCGCGGTGAAGGCGATGTCCAGCAGCACCGCGCCGGCCGCGGTCTGCCACTGGTAGCCGTTGGCGGGCTCGGTGACCCGGCCGAGGTCCGGGCCGATGCCGGTGCCGGCCAGCAGCCGGGCCGTCTCCCCGTCGAAGCTGG is part of the Streptomyces subrutilus genome and encodes:
- a CDS encoding bifunctional 3-(3-hydroxy-phenyl)propionate/3-hydroxycinnamic acid hydroxylase, which produces MRTTHDTYANPTDTDVVIVGNGPIGAALSVLIAQHGWRVTVLERRPRPYRLPRATSFDGETARLLAGTGIGPDLGRVTEPANGYQWQTAAGAVLLDIAFTAAGPYGWPDANTMHQPALEELIAARAAALPGITVLRGHEVVKITDGEDRVEVMASTDDDTTRVLSARWVVGCDGANSFVRDHLDVSVTDLGFSYEWLLCDVELRQPREFTPTNVQICDPARPTTVVASGPGRRRWEFMRLPGESAAELNREETAWRLLAPFGVTPDTATLLRSTTYIFQARWADQWRVGHVLLAGDAAHLMPPFAGQGMCSGIRDVVNLAWKLDLVLSGHADESVLDSYTQERRAQAKEAILASVQLGRVICVTDPAAAAERDATVLANRRGRPTGRPEPAKALSGGLLHRRSGAEAADAPAGAVVPQGRVARRGSTGLFDEVVGRGFVLLTTDDPHTLLDEERLSFLAGLGAHVVRLLPPGEASEEHGPAEVIGVVDADGVYGPYLARFGATSLLVRPDYHVFGAASGPDGTAALVDDLRGQLRAAVPAGAPHRAG